A section of the Lynx canadensis isolate LIC74 chromosome A1, mLynCan4.pri.v2, whole genome shotgun sequence genome encodes:
- the HARS1 gene encoding histidine--tRNA ligase, cytoplasmic isoform X4, which translates to MAIREKVFDVIISCFKRHGAEVIDTPVFELKETLTGKYGEDSKLIYDLKDQGGELLSLRYDLTVPFARYLAMNKLTNIKRYHIAKVYRRDNPAMTRGRYREFYQCDFDIAGQFDPMIPDAECLKIMCEILSSLQIGDFLVKVNDRRILDGMFAICGVPDSKFRTICSSVDKLDKVSWEEVKNEMVGEKGLTPEVADHIGDYVQQHGGVSLVEQLLQDPKLSQNKQALEGLEDLKLLFEYLTLFGIADKISFDLSLARGLDYYTGVIYEAVLLQTPVRPGEEPLGVGSVAAGGRYDGLVGMFDPKGRKVPCVGLSIGVERIFSIVEQRLEALEEKVRTTETQVLVASAQKRLLEERLKLVSELWDAGIKAELLYKKNPKLLNQLQYCEEAGIPLVAIIGGCPKRRPCGRNQKENKPGPLHLLS; encoded by the exons ATGGCCATTCGGGAGAAGGTGTTCGATGTAATCATCAGCTGCTTCAAGCGTCATGGTGCAGAAGTAATTGATACACCTGTGTTTGAACTGAAG GAAACACTGACTGGAAAGTATGGAGAAGACTCTAAGCTTATCTATGACCTGAAGGACCAAGGTGGAGAGCTGTTGTCCCTTCGCTATGACCTCACT GTTCCTTTTGCTCGATATTTAGCAATGAATAAACTGACCAACATTAAACGCTACCACATAGCAAAAGTATATCGGCGAGATAACCCAGCCATGACCCGTGGCCGATACCGGGAATTCTACCAGTGT GACTTTGACATTGCTGGACAATTTGATCCCATGATCCCTGATGCAGAGTGCCTGAAGATCATGTGTGAGATCCTGAGTTCACTTCAGATAGGTGACTTCCTGGTCAAG GTGAATGATCGGCGCATCCTAGATGGGATGTTTGCCATCTGTGGTGTTCCTGATAGCAAGTTCCGTACCATCTGCTCCTCAGTGGACAAGCTGGACAAG GTATCCTGGGAGGAAGTAAAGAATGAGATGGTGGGAGAGAAGGGCCTCACACCCGAGGTAGCTGACCACATTGGGGACTACGTCCAGCAGCATG GTGGGGTATCCCTGGTGGAACAGCTGCTCCAGGATCCTAAACTGTCCCAAAACAAACAGGCCTTGGAGGGCCTGGAAGACCTAAAACTGTTGTTTGAATATTTGACCCTGTTTGGCATTGCTGACAAG ATCTCCTTCGACCTGAGCCTTGCTCGAGGGCTAGACTACTATACTGGGGTGATCTATGAGGCGGTACTGCTACAGACCCCAGTCCGGCCAGGGGAAGAGCCCCTGGGTGTGGGCAGTGTGGCTGCTGGAGGACGCTATGATGGGCTGGTAGGCATGTTTGACCCTAAAGGACGCAAGGTGCCATGTGTGGGGCTCAGCATTGGGGTGGAGCGGATCTTCTCCATTGTGGAGCAGAGGCTAGAG gcttTAGAGGAAAAAGTACGGACCACAGAAACACAGGTGCTTGTGGCATCCGCACAGAAGAGGCTGCTGGAGGAAAGACTAAAACTTGTTTCGGAGCTCTGGGATGCTGGGATCAAG GCAGAGCTGCTCTACAAGAAGAACCCAAAGTTGCTGAACCAGCTGCAGTACTGTGAGGAGGCAGGCATCCCACTGGTGGCCATCATTG GTGGATGTCCGAAGAGAAGACCTTgtggaagaaatcaaaaggagaaCAAGCCCGGCCCTTTGCATCTGCTGAGTTGA
- the DND1 gene encoding dead end protein homolog 1 isoform X2: MLWCERVNPENKAALEAWVRETGIRLVQVNGQRKYGGPPPGWVGSPPPAGSEVFIGRLPQDVYEHQLIPLFQRVGRLYEFRLMMTFSGLNRGFAYARYSSRRGAQAAIATLHNHPLRPSCPLLVCRSTEKCELSVDGLPPGLSRRALLLALQPLGPGLQEALLMPSPGPAPAQIALLKFNSHRAAAMAKKALVEGQSRLCGEQVAVEWLKPDLKQRLRQQLVGPSLQCLQPEGSRLALARDKLESQGARGALQLLCQRMKLGSPVFLTKCLGMGPAGWHRFWYQVVIPGHPVPFSGLIWVVLAPDVQNGHEMAKDAVSARLLEALSASRASLTPTGGAQAGTVVKQ; this comes from the exons ATG CTGTGGTGTGAGAGGGTGAATCCGGAAAACAAGGCAGCTTTGGAGGCATGGGTCAGGGAGACGGGCATCCGCCTGGTGCAGGTGAACGGGCAGAGGAAGTATGGCGGGCCACCCCCAG GCTGGGTGGGCAGCCCGCCGCCGGCCGGCTCAGAGGTGTTTATCGGGCGGCTGCCCCAAGACGTGTACGAGCACCAGCTGATCCCACTGTTCCAGCGCGTGGGCCGGCTCTACGAGTTCCGCCTGATGATGACCTTCAGCGGCCTAAACCGTGGCTTCGCCTACGCCCGCTACAGTTCGCGGCGCGGCGCCCAGGCCGCCATCGCCACGCTGCACAACCACCCGCTGCGGCCCTCCTGCCCGCTGCTCGTGTGCCGCAGTACTGAGAAGTGCGAGCTGAGTGTGGACGGGCTGCCTCCGGGGCTGAGTCGCCGCGCGTTGCTGCTCGCACTGCAGCCCCTGGGTCCCGGCCTGCAGGAGGCGCTGCTGATGCCCAGCCCTGGGCCCGCGCCCGCGCAAATTGCGCTGCTGAAGTTCAACTCGCACCGCGCCGCCGCCATGGCCAAAAAAGCCCTAGTGGAAG GGCAATCACGCCTCTGTGGAGAGCAGGTGGCTGTGGAGTGGCTCAAGCCAGATCTGAAGCAGCGACTCCGCCAGCAGCTGGTGGGCCCCTCCCTGCAGTGCCTACAGCCAGAGGGCAGTCGGTTGGCCCTGGCCAGGGACAAGCTAGAGTCCCAAGGGGCTCGGGGTGCCCTGCAGCTGTTGTGCCAGCGGATGAAGCTGGGCAGCCCTGTGTTCCTCACCAAGTGTTTGGGCATGGGCCCTGCTGGCTGGCACCGCTTCTGGTACCAGGTGGTGATCCCTGGGCATCCAGTGCCCTTCAGTGGCCTCATCTGGGTTGTGCTGGCCCCAGATGTGCAGAATGGGCATGAGATGGCTAAGGATGCTGTGTCTGCAAGGTTGCTAGAGGCACTGAGTGCCTCTAGAGCCAGTCTTACACCGACTGGTGGGGCTCAGGCAGGTACCGTGGTTAAGCAGTGA
- the WDR55 gene encoding WD repeat-containing protein 55, whose product MDRTCEERPVEDENDEEDPNSTEAPIRIRDTPEDIVLQAPASGLAFHPTRNFLAAGDVDGDVYVFSYSCQEGETKELWSSGHHLKSCRAVVFSEDGQKLVTVSKDKAIHVLDVEQGRLERRISKAHGAPINSLLLVDEHVLATGDDTGGIRLWDQRKEGPLMDMRQHEEYIADMTLDPAKKLLLTASGDGCLGVFNIRRRRFELLSEPQSGDLTSVTLMKYGKKVACGSSEGTIYLFNWNGFGATSDRFALRAESIDCMVPVTESLLCTGSTDGIIRAVNILPNRVVGTVGQHAGEPVEKLALSHCGCFLASSGHDQRLKFWNMAELRTVVVDDYRQRKKKGGPLRALSSKAWSTDDFFAGLREEEDSTAQKEGEESEDESD is encoded by the exons ATGGACCGCACGTGTGAGGAGAGGCCTGTGGAGGATGAGAACGACGAGGAAGACCCCAACTCCACGGAAGCCCCAATCCGCATCCGGGACACTCCGGAAGACATCGTGCTGCAAGCTCCAGCCAGTGGGCTGGCGTTCCATCCGACCCGCAACTTTCTGGCGGCGGGGGACGTGGACGGGGACGTGTACGT cttttcCTACTCCTGCCAAGAGGGAGAAACCAAGGAGCTCTGGTCTTCAGGTCACCACCTCAAATCCTGTCGAGCCGTGGTCTTCTCTGAAGATGGGCAGA AACTTGTTACTGTCTCCAAGGACAAAGCCATCCACGTTCTAGATGTGGAGCAGGGACGACTGGAAAGACGCATATCCAAGGCTCATGG TGCCCCCATCAACAGTCTCCTGCTGGTAGATGAGCATGTCCTGGCCACTGGGGATGACACAGGTGGCATCCGGCTCTGGGACCAGCGGAAGGAGGGCCCCTTAATGGATATGCGGCAGCACGAGGAGTATATTGCCGACATGACTCTGGACCCAGCTAAGAAGCTGCTGCTGACAGCCAG TGGGGATGGCTGCCTTGGTGTCTTCAACATCAGGCGACGCCGGTTTGAACTgctctcagagcctcagtctgGAGACCTGACCTCAGTCACCCTCATGAAA TATGGAAAGAAGGTGGCCTGTGGCTCCAGTGAAGGTACTATATATCTCTTCAACTGGAACGGCTTTGGGGCCACAAGTGATCGGTTTGCCCTAAGAGCTGAGTCTATTGACTGCATGGTTCCAGTCACGGAGAGCCTGCTGTGCACTGGCTCCACTGATGGAATCATCAG ggCTGTCAATATCCTTCCAAACCGAGTGGTGGGCACTGTGGGCCAGCATGCTGGAGAGCCTGTGGAGAAGCTGGCCCTTTCTCACTGTGGCTGCTTCCTGGCCAGCAGTGGCCATGACCAGCGCCTTAAGTTTTGGAACATGGCCGAGCTGCGGACTGTGGTAGTGGATGACTATCGCCAGCGGAAGAAAAAGGGAGGGCCCCTCCGGGCCCTAAGCAGTAAGGCTTGGAGCACAGATGACTTCTTTGCAGGACTGAGGGAGGAAGAAGACTCCACAGctcagaaggaaggggaggagagtgaGGATGAAAGTGATTGA
- the HARS1 gene encoding histidine--tRNA ligase, cytoplasmic isoform X2: MAERAALEELVRLQGERVRGLKQQKASAEQIEEEVAKLLKLKAQLGPDEGKQKFVLKTPKGTRDYSPRQMAIREKVFDVIISCFKRHGAEVIDTPVFELKETLTGKYGEDSKLIYDLKDQGGELLSLRYDLTVPFARYLAMNKLTNIKRYHIAKVYRRDNPAMTRGRYREFYQCDFDIAGQFDPMIPDAECLKIMCEILSSLQIGDFLVKVNDRRILDGMFAICGVPDSKFRTICSSVDKLDKVSWEEVKNEMVGEKGLTPEVADHIGDYVQQHGGVSLVEQLLQDPKLSQNKQALEGLEDLKLLFEYLTLFGIADKISFDLSLARGLDYYTGVIYEAVLLQTPVRPGEEPLGVGSVAAGGRYDGLVGMFDPKGRKVPCVGLSIGVERIFSIVEQRLEALEEKVRTTETQVLVASAQKRLLEERLKLVSELWDAGIKAELLYKKNPKLLNQLQYCEEAGIPLVAIIGGCPKRRPCGRNQKENKPGPLHLLS, translated from the exons ATGGCAGAACGTGCAGCACTGGAGGAGCTAGTGCGACTTCAGGGAGAGCGCGTGCGGGGCCTCAAGCAGCAGAAGGCCAGCGCTGAGCAG ATTGAGGAGGAAGTGgcaaaactactaaaactgaaggCACAGCTGGGCCCTGATGAAGGGAAACAGAAGTTTGTGCTCAAGACCCCCAag GGTACAAGAGACTACAGTCCCCGGCAGATGGCCATTCGGGAGAAGGTGTTCGATGTAATCATCAGCTGCTTCAAGCGTCATGGTGCAGAAGTAATTGATACACCTGTGTTTGAACTGAAG GAAACACTGACTGGAAAGTATGGAGAAGACTCTAAGCTTATCTATGACCTGAAGGACCAAGGTGGAGAGCTGTTGTCCCTTCGCTATGACCTCACT GTTCCTTTTGCTCGATATTTAGCAATGAATAAACTGACCAACATTAAACGCTACCACATAGCAAAAGTATATCGGCGAGATAACCCAGCCATGACCCGTGGCCGATACCGGGAATTCTACCAGTGT GACTTTGACATTGCTGGACAATTTGATCCCATGATCCCTGATGCAGAGTGCCTGAAGATCATGTGTGAGATCCTGAGTTCACTTCAGATAGGTGACTTCCTGGTCAAG GTGAATGATCGGCGCATCCTAGATGGGATGTTTGCCATCTGTGGTGTTCCTGATAGCAAGTTCCGTACCATCTGCTCCTCAGTGGACAAGCTGGACAAG GTATCCTGGGAGGAAGTAAAGAATGAGATGGTGGGAGAGAAGGGCCTCACACCCGAGGTAGCTGACCACATTGGGGACTACGTCCAGCAGCATG GTGGGGTATCCCTGGTGGAACAGCTGCTCCAGGATCCTAAACTGTCCCAAAACAAACAGGCCTTGGAGGGCCTGGAAGACCTAAAACTGTTGTTTGAATATTTGACCCTGTTTGGCATTGCTGACAAG ATCTCCTTCGACCTGAGCCTTGCTCGAGGGCTAGACTACTATACTGGGGTGATCTATGAGGCGGTACTGCTACAGACCCCAGTCCGGCCAGGGGAAGAGCCCCTGGGTGTGGGCAGTGTGGCTGCTGGAGGACGCTATGATGGGCTGGTAGGCATGTTTGACCCTAAAGGACGCAAGGTGCCATGTGTGGGGCTCAGCATTGGGGTGGAGCGGATCTTCTCCATTGTGGAGCAGAGGCTAGAG gcttTAGAGGAAAAAGTACGGACCACAGAAACACAGGTGCTTGTGGCATCCGCACAGAAGAGGCTGCTGGAGGAAAGACTAAAACTTGTTTCGGAGCTCTGGGATGCTGGGATCAAG GCAGAGCTGCTCTACAAGAAGAACCCAAAGTTGCTGAACCAGCTGCAGTACTGTGAGGAGGCAGGCATCCCACTGGTGGCCATCATTG GTGGATGTCCGAAGAGAAGACCTTgtggaagaaatcaaaaggagaaCAAGCCCGGCCCTTTGCATCTGCTGAGTTGA
- the HARS1 gene encoding histidine--tRNA ligase, cytoplasmic isoform X3: protein MAIREKVFDVIISCFKRHGAEVIDTPVFELKETLTGKYGEDSKLIYDLKDQGGELLSLRYDLTVPFARYLAMNKLTNIKRYHIAKVYRRDNPAMTRGRYREFYQCDFDIAGQFDPMIPDAECLKIMCEILSSLQIGDFLVKVNDRRILDGMFAICGVPDSKFRTICSSVDKLDKVSWEEVKNEMVGEKGLTPEVADHIGDYVQQHGGVSLVEQLLQDPKLSQNKQALEGLEDLKLLFEYLTLFGIADKISFDLSLARGLDYYTGVIYEAVLLQTPVRPGEEPLGVGSVAAGGRYDGLVGMFDPKGRKVPCVGLSIGVERIFSIVEQRLEALEEKVRTTETQVLVASAQKRLLEERLKLVSELWDAGIKAELLYKKNPKLLNQLQYCEEAGIPLVAIIGEQELKDGVIKLRSVASREEVDVRREDLVEEIKRRTSPALCIC, encoded by the exons ATGGCCATTCGGGAGAAGGTGTTCGATGTAATCATCAGCTGCTTCAAGCGTCATGGTGCAGAAGTAATTGATACACCTGTGTTTGAACTGAAG GAAACACTGACTGGAAAGTATGGAGAAGACTCTAAGCTTATCTATGACCTGAAGGACCAAGGTGGAGAGCTGTTGTCCCTTCGCTATGACCTCACT GTTCCTTTTGCTCGATATTTAGCAATGAATAAACTGACCAACATTAAACGCTACCACATAGCAAAAGTATATCGGCGAGATAACCCAGCCATGACCCGTGGCCGATACCGGGAATTCTACCAGTGT GACTTTGACATTGCTGGACAATTTGATCCCATGATCCCTGATGCAGAGTGCCTGAAGATCATGTGTGAGATCCTGAGTTCACTTCAGATAGGTGACTTCCTGGTCAAG GTGAATGATCGGCGCATCCTAGATGGGATGTTTGCCATCTGTGGTGTTCCTGATAGCAAGTTCCGTACCATCTGCTCCTCAGTGGACAAGCTGGACAAG GTATCCTGGGAGGAAGTAAAGAATGAGATGGTGGGAGAGAAGGGCCTCACACCCGAGGTAGCTGACCACATTGGGGACTACGTCCAGCAGCATG GTGGGGTATCCCTGGTGGAACAGCTGCTCCAGGATCCTAAACTGTCCCAAAACAAACAGGCCTTGGAGGGCCTGGAAGACCTAAAACTGTTGTTTGAATATTTGACCCTGTTTGGCATTGCTGACAAG ATCTCCTTCGACCTGAGCCTTGCTCGAGGGCTAGACTACTATACTGGGGTGATCTATGAGGCGGTACTGCTACAGACCCCAGTCCGGCCAGGGGAAGAGCCCCTGGGTGTGGGCAGTGTGGCTGCTGGAGGACGCTATGATGGGCTGGTAGGCATGTTTGACCCTAAAGGACGCAAGGTGCCATGTGTGGGGCTCAGCATTGGGGTGGAGCGGATCTTCTCCATTGTGGAGCAGAGGCTAGAG gcttTAGAGGAAAAAGTACGGACCACAGAAACACAGGTGCTTGTGGCATCCGCACAGAAGAGGCTGCTGGAGGAAAGACTAAAACTTGTTTCGGAGCTCTGGGATGCTGGGATCAAG GCAGAGCTGCTCTACAAGAAGAACCCAAAGTTGCTGAACCAGCTGCAGTACTGTGAGGAGGCAGGCATCCCACTGGTGGCCATCATTGGTGAGCAGGAGCTCAAGGATGGGGTCATCAAGCTTCGTTCGGTGGCCAGTAGGGAAGAG GTGGATGTCCGAAGAGAAGACCTTgtggaagaaatcaaaaggagaaCAAGCCCGGCCCTTTGCATCTGCTGA
- the DND1 gene encoding dead end protein homolog 1 isoform X1, with the protein MPTSRGASVGPISQMFAHGLSRAGFLGSNLEPCGRMTVPLSHPLPPGWVGSPPPAGSEVFIGRLPQDVYEHQLIPLFQRVGRLYEFRLMMTFSGLNRGFAYARYSSRRGAQAAIATLHNHPLRPSCPLLVCRSTEKCELSVDGLPPGLSRRALLLALQPLGPGLQEALLMPSPGPAPAQIALLKFNSHRAAAMAKKALVEGQSRLCGEQVAVEWLKPDLKQRLRQQLVGPSLQCLQPEGSRLALARDKLESQGARGALQLLCQRMKLGSPVFLTKCLGMGPAGWHRFWYQVVIPGHPVPFSGLIWVVLAPDVQNGHEMAKDAVSARLLEALSASRASLTPTGGAQAGTVVKQ; encoded by the exons ATGCCTACGAGTCGGGGTGCGAGTGTtgggcccatttcacagatgtttgCACATGGGCTCTCTCGCGCTGGGTTCCTGGGTTCGAACCTGGAACCATGCGGTAGGATGACGGTGCCCCtttcccacccacttcccccaGGCTGGGTGGGCAGCCCGCCGCCGGCCGGCTCAGAGGTGTTTATCGGGCGGCTGCCCCAAGACGTGTACGAGCACCAGCTGATCCCACTGTTCCAGCGCGTGGGCCGGCTCTACGAGTTCCGCCTGATGATGACCTTCAGCGGCCTAAACCGTGGCTTCGCCTACGCCCGCTACAGTTCGCGGCGCGGCGCCCAGGCCGCCATCGCCACGCTGCACAACCACCCGCTGCGGCCCTCCTGCCCGCTGCTCGTGTGCCGCAGTACTGAGAAGTGCGAGCTGAGTGTGGACGGGCTGCCTCCGGGGCTGAGTCGCCGCGCGTTGCTGCTCGCACTGCAGCCCCTGGGTCCCGGCCTGCAGGAGGCGCTGCTGATGCCCAGCCCTGGGCCCGCGCCCGCGCAAATTGCGCTGCTGAAGTTCAACTCGCACCGCGCCGCCGCCATGGCCAAAAAAGCCCTAGTGGAAG GGCAATCACGCCTCTGTGGAGAGCAGGTGGCTGTGGAGTGGCTCAAGCCAGATCTGAAGCAGCGACTCCGCCAGCAGCTGGTGGGCCCCTCCCTGCAGTGCCTACAGCCAGAGGGCAGTCGGTTGGCCCTGGCCAGGGACAAGCTAGAGTCCCAAGGGGCTCGGGGTGCCCTGCAGCTGTTGTGCCAGCGGATGAAGCTGGGCAGCCCTGTGTTCCTCACCAAGTGTTTGGGCATGGGCCCTGCTGGCTGGCACCGCTTCTGGTACCAGGTGGTGATCCCTGGGCATCCAGTGCCCTTCAGTGGCCTCATCTGGGTTGTGCTGGCCCCAGATGTGCAGAATGGGCATGAGATGGCTAAGGATGCTGTGTCTGCAAGGTTGCTAGAGGCACTGAGTGCCTCTAGAGCCAGTCTTACACCGACTGGTGGGGCTCAGGCAGGTACCGTGGTTAAGCAGTGA
- the HARS1 gene encoding histidine--tRNA ligase, cytoplasmic isoform X1 yields the protein MAERAALEELVRLQGERVRGLKQQKASAEQIEEEVAKLLKLKAQLGPDEGKQKFVLKTPKGTRDYSPRQMAIREKVFDVIISCFKRHGAEVIDTPVFELKETLTGKYGEDSKLIYDLKDQGGELLSLRYDLTVPFARYLAMNKLTNIKRYHIAKVYRRDNPAMTRGRYREFYQCDFDIAGQFDPMIPDAECLKIMCEILSSLQIGDFLVKVNDRRILDGMFAICGVPDSKFRTICSSVDKLDKVSWEEVKNEMVGEKGLTPEVADHIGDYVQQHGGVSLVEQLLQDPKLSQNKQALEGLEDLKLLFEYLTLFGIADKISFDLSLARGLDYYTGVIYEAVLLQTPVRPGEEPLGVGSVAAGGRYDGLVGMFDPKGRKVPCVGLSIGVERIFSIVEQRLEALEEKVRTTETQVLVASAQKRLLEERLKLVSELWDAGIKAELLYKKNPKLLNQLQYCEEAGIPLVAIIGEQELKDGVIKLRSVASREEVDVRREDLVEEIKRRTSPALCIC from the exons ATGGCAGAACGTGCAGCACTGGAGGAGCTAGTGCGACTTCAGGGAGAGCGCGTGCGGGGCCTCAAGCAGCAGAAGGCCAGCGCTGAGCAG ATTGAGGAGGAAGTGgcaaaactactaaaactgaaggCACAGCTGGGCCCTGATGAAGGGAAACAGAAGTTTGTGCTCAAGACCCCCAag GGTACAAGAGACTACAGTCCCCGGCAGATGGCCATTCGGGAGAAGGTGTTCGATGTAATCATCAGCTGCTTCAAGCGTCATGGTGCAGAAGTAATTGATACACCTGTGTTTGAACTGAAG GAAACACTGACTGGAAAGTATGGAGAAGACTCTAAGCTTATCTATGACCTGAAGGACCAAGGTGGAGAGCTGTTGTCCCTTCGCTATGACCTCACT GTTCCTTTTGCTCGATATTTAGCAATGAATAAACTGACCAACATTAAACGCTACCACATAGCAAAAGTATATCGGCGAGATAACCCAGCCATGACCCGTGGCCGATACCGGGAATTCTACCAGTGT GACTTTGACATTGCTGGACAATTTGATCCCATGATCCCTGATGCAGAGTGCCTGAAGATCATGTGTGAGATCCTGAGTTCACTTCAGATAGGTGACTTCCTGGTCAAG GTGAATGATCGGCGCATCCTAGATGGGATGTTTGCCATCTGTGGTGTTCCTGATAGCAAGTTCCGTACCATCTGCTCCTCAGTGGACAAGCTGGACAAG GTATCCTGGGAGGAAGTAAAGAATGAGATGGTGGGAGAGAAGGGCCTCACACCCGAGGTAGCTGACCACATTGGGGACTACGTCCAGCAGCATG GTGGGGTATCCCTGGTGGAACAGCTGCTCCAGGATCCTAAACTGTCCCAAAACAAACAGGCCTTGGAGGGCCTGGAAGACCTAAAACTGTTGTTTGAATATTTGACCCTGTTTGGCATTGCTGACAAG ATCTCCTTCGACCTGAGCCTTGCTCGAGGGCTAGACTACTATACTGGGGTGATCTATGAGGCGGTACTGCTACAGACCCCAGTCCGGCCAGGGGAAGAGCCCCTGGGTGTGGGCAGTGTGGCTGCTGGAGGACGCTATGATGGGCTGGTAGGCATGTTTGACCCTAAAGGACGCAAGGTGCCATGTGTGGGGCTCAGCATTGGGGTGGAGCGGATCTTCTCCATTGTGGAGCAGAGGCTAGAG gcttTAGAGGAAAAAGTACGGACCACAGAAACACAGGTGCTTGTGGCATCCGCACAGAAGAGGCTGCTGGAGGAAAGACTAAAACTTGTTTCGGAGCTCTGGGATGCTGGGATCAAG GCAGAGCTGCTCTACAAGAAGAACCCAAAGTTGCTGAACCAGCTGCAGTACTGTGAGGAGGCAGGCATCCCACTGGTGGCCATCATTGGTGAGCAGGAGCTCAAGGATGGGGTCATCAAGCTTCGTTCGGTGGCCAGTAGGGAAGAG GTGGATGTCCGAAGAGAAGACCTTgtggaagaaatcaaaaggagaaCAAGCCCGGCCCTTTGCATCTGCTGA